The following are encoded together in the Oncorhynchus masou masou isolate Uvic2021 chromosome 5, UVic_Omas_1.1, whole genome shotgun sequence genome:
- the LOC135526225 gene encoding zinc finger matrin-type protein 4-like, with protein MKWVTGVYDGGLFTESYCNICNAQLISESQRKAHYESKKHANKVRLFYMLHPEDGGPLSKRLRPDNADSEETAVDDNKCCSLCNMFFTSAIVAQSHYQGKTHAKSVKRVLGSSPTISTTPPTDSSPSSSDTHPLPILPPPAPPITWLVTNGNTACRSCFLCGAWFNNPAMAQQHNEGKKHRRNAARRQLLEQLADNLDSNQNTGLRSSYSCSVCDVTLNSIEQYYAHLQGSRHQNNLKQHQRCVESAGL; from the exons aTGAAGTGGGTAACAGGTGTGTATGATGGTGGTCTCTTCACAGAGAGCTACTGTAACATCTGCAATGCTCAACTCATCTCAGAGTCTCAACGCAAGGCACACTACGAG AGTAAGAAACATGCTAACAAGGTCCGTCTCTTCTACATGCTTCACCCTGAGGACGGAGGACCTCTCTCCAAGAGACTGAGACCTGACAACGct GATAGTGAGGAGACAGCTGTGGATGATAACAAGTGTTGTAGTCTGTGTAACATGTTCTTTACCTCAGCCATAGTGGCCCAGTCCCACTACCAGGGAAAGACTCATGCTAAGAGCGTCAAACGAGTGTTGGGCTCCTCACCTACTATTTCTACTACCCCtcccacag ACTCCTCCCCCAGTTCATCCGACACGCACCCTCTGCCAATCCTgcctcccccagcccctcccatTACCTGGCTAGTGACCAATGGCAACACAGCGTGTAGGTCGTGCTTCCTGTGTGGGGCATGGTTCAACAACCCAGCGATGGCCCAGCAGCACAACGAGGGGAAGAAGCACCGGCGGAACGCAGCCAGGAGACAACTACTGGAACAACTAGCTGATAACCTGGACAGCAACCAGAacacag GTTTGAGGAGCAGTTACAGCTGCAGTGTGTGTGATGTCACTCTGAACTCAATAGAACAGTACTACGCGCATCTCCAGGGCTCCAGACACCAAAACAA